From Novosphingobium sp. 9, the proteins below share one genomic window:
- a CDS encoding aldehyde dehydrogenase family protein, producing MLLIDGHLVDGASDFPVINPATGAPFAQAPRADEAQAAVAVAAARRAFPDWAALGFGERRRRLEALADGLEADLETMARLLTREQGKPLTEAREEVFFSVAALRHFAAMTLEPRVLRDTAKERIVEQRYPLGVVAAITPWNYPLLLLMVKLAPALITGNAVIAKPAPSTPLTTLRLGRIAADILPPGVFQTLVDRNDLGAWLSRHPDVAHVSFTGSTPTGKKVLASAADTLKRFTLELGGNDPALILDDADVAKVAARIFAGATANAGQICLAIKRVYAPRAMMDALCDELARLADEAVVGDGMEQGTTIGPIQNRAQYEKVLGFIEEARTQGTLVAGRAPNEDVTGTGGYFIAPTIVRDLPDDARLVREEQFGPVLPVLAYNDLDQAIARINDSDYGLGASIWTGDAARGAELAARIESGTVWVNKHLELPFDVPFGGAKQSGIGRQQGIEGLEDFTQARIVNVALG from the coding sequence GCGCAGGCGGCTGTTGCCGTGGCTGCGGCCCGACGGGCCTTTCCGGACTGGGCGGCGCTGGGTTTCGGCGAGCGGCGTCGGCGTCTGGAAGCACTCGCCGACGGGCTGGAGGCGGATCTGGAGACCATGGCTCGCCTGCTGACGCGCGAACAGGGCAAGCCGCTGACGGAAGCGCGCGAGGAAGTGTTCTTCTCCGTCGCTGCGCTGCGCCACTTCGCCGCGATGACGCTAGAGCCGCGCGTGCTGCGCGACACTGCCAAAGAACGCATTGTCGAGCAGCGCTATCCGCTGGGGGTCGTCGCGGCGATCACGCCATGGAACTACCCGCTGCTGCTGCTAATGGTGAAGCTGGCGCCAGCGCTCATCACCGGCAACGCGGTGATTGCCAAACCGGCGCCCTCGACCCCGCTCACCACACTGCGGCTGGGCAGGATCGCTGCCGACATCCTGCCCCCCGGCGTGTTCCAGACGCTGGTCGACCGGAACGACCTCGGTGCCTGGCTGAGCCGCCACCCGGACGTGGCGCATGTCAGCTTCACCGGCTCCACGCCCACCGGCAAGAAAGTGCTGGCAAGCGCTGCCGACACGCTCAAGCGGTTCACGCTGGAACTGGGCGGTAATGACCCCGCGCTGATCCTCGACGATGCCGATGTTGCCAAGGTCGCCGCGCGCATCTTCGCCGGTGCCACCGCCAACGCCGGGCAGATCTGCCTCGCGATCAAGCGCGTCTATGCGCCCCGCGCGATGATGGATGCGCTGTGCGACGAGCTGGCGCGGCTGGCGGACGAGGCCGTGGTGGGCGACGGCATGGAACAGGGCACCACCATCGGCCCGATCCAGAACCGCGCGCAGTACGAAAAGGTGCTCGGTTTCATCGAAGAGGCCCGCACGCAGGGCACGCTCGTCGCAGGGCGCGCGCCGAACGAGGACGTTACCGGAACCGGCGGCTACTTCATCGCGCCAACGATTGTGCGCGACCTGCCGGACGATGCCCGCCTCGTGCGCGAGGAACAGTTCGGCCCGGTGCTGCCGGTGCTGGCCTATAACGATCTCGATCAGGCCATCGCGCGGATCAACGACAGCGACTATGGCCTCGGCGCCAGCATCTGGACCGGCGACGCAGCGCGCGGTGCGGAGCTGGCAGCGCGGATCGAAAGCGGCACGGTATGGGTGAACAAACACCTCGAACTACCCTTCGACGTGCCCTTCGGCGGTGCCAAGCAGTCCGGCATCGGTCGCCAGCAGGGGATCGAGGGACTGGAGGACTTCACGCAGGCGCGCATCGTCAACGTGGCGCTGGGGTGA
- a CDS encoding aromatic ring-hydroxylating oxygenase subunit alpha, whose product MATAPVLDTTPDTRRPPLPHGCTFDAEDWYVLGRFWYPVALVRDVAEKPIGTKLLDQPLVVYRSGGEVVVATDVCPHRGVPLSMGTQADDTVVCPYHGLRFGAGGKCVHVPAHPARDIPARLNLRTFPAIERYGLIWTCLDPVGEAPAPGDIPDMPHWDEDGFQQITCPSTDIAGFAGRQLEGFLDVAHFAFVHTETFADPDNAEVPAYSPKRTDYGFEAEYWSSVGNYPIGVSQRGVPGFQWLRHFRCHLPFTATLEIHFPGSDRLVIMNAASPVSARMTRLFAPIARNFDTDLPVQDVYDFNQRIFDEDKIIVEAQMPEWLPLDPGDEGHIPADMSSMTYRRGLKALGLKRFFGY is encoded by the coding sequence ATGGCCACTGCCCCCGTTCTCGACACCACCCCGGACACCCGGCGCCCGCCCTTACCGCACGGCTGCACTTTTGATGCCGAGGATTGGTACGTACTCGGGCGGTTCTGGTATCCGGTCGCGCTGGTTCGCGATGTGGCCGAGAAGCCGATCGGCACCAAGCTGCTCGATCAGCCGCTGGTGGTCTATCGTTCGGGCGGCGAGGTCGTCGTCGCCACCGATGTCTGCCCGCATCGCGGGGTGCCGCTCAGCATGGGCACGCAGGCGGACGACACGGTCGTCTGCCCCTATCACGGCCTGCGCTTCGGTGCAGGCGGCAAGTGCGTGCATGTCCCCGCCCATCCCGCGCGCGACATTCCCGCCCGGCTGAACTTGCGCACGTTTCCCGCCATCGAGCGCTATGGCCTGATCTGGACCTGCCTCGATCCCGTAGGAGAGGCCCCGGCGCCGGGCGACATTCCCGACATGCCGCACTGGGACGAGGACGGCTTCCAGCAGATCACCTGCCCCTCGACCGATATCGCAGGCTTTGCCGGGCGCCAGCTCGAAGGGTTCCTCGACGTCGCGCACTTCGCCTTCGTCCATACCGAGACCTTCGCCGATCCCGACAATGCCGAAGTGCCCGCGTATTCCCCCAAACGCACCGATTACGGGTTCGAGGCCGAGTACTGGAGCAGCGTGGGCAACTACCCGATCGGGGTTTCGCAGCGCGGTGTTCCCGGCTTCCAGTGGCTACGTCATTTCCGCTGCCACCTGCCGTTCACCGCGACACTGGAGATCCACTTCCCCGGTAGCGACCGGCTGGTCATCATGAACGCCGCCTCACCGGTATCCGCCCGTATGACCCGCCTGTTCGCGCCGATCGCGCGCAATTTCGATACCGACCTGCCGGTGCAGGACGTCTACGACTTCAACCAGCGCATCTTCGACGAGGACAAGATCATCGTCGAGGCGCAGATGCCCGAATGGCTCCCGCTCGACCCCGGCGATGAAGGGCATATCCCCGCCGACATGAGTTCGATGACCTACCGACGCGGACTCAAGGCCCTCGGCCTCAAGCGGTTCTTCGGGTATTGA
- a CDS encoding NifU family protein codes for MYIETETTPNPATLKFLPGQQVMPAGTREFLDPEDATASPLAEALFGLGDVIGVFFGQSFIAVTAAPGVEWSGLKPQVVSILLDHFVSQAPLFAGGDASGFSVPPEDEDFGDDPADADIVAQIRDLIETRVRPAVANDGGDITYRGFREGIVYLSMQGACSGCPSSSATLKHGIESLLKHYVPEVTEVRAA; via the coding sequence ATGTATATCGAGACCGAAACCACGCCGAATCCTGCCACGCTGAAATTCCTGCCCGGCCAGCAGGTAATGCCTGCAGGCACGCGCGAGTTCCTTGATCCCGAGGATGCTACTGCATCGCCGCTTGCTGAAGCACTGTTCGGCCTTGGCGACGTGATCGGCGTGTTCTTCGGGCAGTCGTTCATCGCGGTGACGGCCGCGCCCGGCGTTGAGTGGAGCGGCCTCAAGCCGCAAGTCGTCTCTATCCTGCTGGATCATTTCGTTTCGCAGGCCCCGCTGTTCGCGGGCGGCGACGCCTCGGGCTTCTCGGTTCCGCCTGAGGACGAGGATTTCGGTGATGACCCTGCCGATGCCGATATCGTCGCGCAGATCCGGGACCTGATCGAGACCCGCGTGCGCCCGGCCGTCGCCAACGATGGCGGCGACATCACCTACCGCGGCTTTCGCGAAGGGATCGTCTATCTCTCGATGCAGGGGGCCTGCTCCGGCTGCCCCTCGTCGAGCGCGACGCTCAAGCACGGCATCGAGAGCCTGCTGAAGCATTATGTTCCCGAAGTCACCGAGGTCCGCGCTGCCTGA
- the tsaB gene encoding tRNA (adenosine(37)-N6)-threonylcarbamoyltransferase complex dimerization subunit type 1 TsaB, whose translation MTGTSCAQAFPAQRTLVVDSATEACSVALLDEDGTLLAGDWRMLGRGHAESLVPMIAALPDNGRADRIAVALGPGSFTGVRVGLAAARALALAWHADIVGYSTLDMIAAMAAAERPGLPLAVAMTGGHGEWFVQTYDADSAIDMPLSSLHPEQAVETCPQSLIAGSQAQALLARRVPATGGEALVLWPDARRFALLSPMALTMDVTPIYGRAPDALLPGGIKPASAA comes from the coding sequence GTGACTGGAACCTCCTGCGCGCAAGCTTTTCCGGCGCAGCGCACGCTGGTGGTCGACAGTGCCACCGAAGCCTGTTCGGTCGCGCTTCTTGACGAAGACGGCACCCTGCTCGCGGGCGATTGGCGAATGCTGGGGCGCGGCCATGCCGAGAGCCTCGTGCCCATGATCGCAGCGCTGCCCGACAACGGGCGTGCGGATCGCATTGCCGTCGCACTTGGCCCCGGCAGCTTTACCGGCGTGCGCGTCGGCCTTGCTGCCGCCCGCGCGCTGGCGCTGGCATGGCACGCGGATATCGTCGGCTATTCGACGCTCGACATGATCGCGGCAATGGCAGCGGCAGAACGCCCCGGCCTGCCGCTCGCGGTAGCCATGACCGGCGGCCATGGCGAATGGTTCGTCCAGACCTACGACGCGGATAGCGCGATAGATATGCCGCTCTCCTCGCTGCACCCCGAACAGGCGGTCGAGACCTGCCCGCAGTCGCTGATTGCCGGCAGCCAGGCGCAAGCCCTGCTCGCCAGACGTGTGCCTGCGACCGGCGGCGAGGCGCTGGTCCTGTGGCCCGATGCCAGACGCTTTGCGCTACTCTCGCCGATGGCCCTGACCATGGATGTCACCCCGATCTACGGCCGCGCACCCGATGCGCTGCTGCCCGGCGGGATAAAACCCGCGAGCGCCGCATGA
- a CDS encoding GNAT family N-acetyltransferase, whose product MIDDVDRIMAVMQAAFDPLYGEAWNRRQVEDSLSLGHCHYGVIAAEGLPCAGDVPAAGFFMSRNAFHEEELLLLAVKPEFRRYGLGRKLLDTLRRDAGARGAQRLLLEMRRGNPAEALYAAFGFYKIGERPNYYRTSEGDRLDAITFACDIS is encoded by the coding sequence ATGATCGACGACGTAGATCGGATCATGGCGGTCATGCAGGCCGCCTTCGACCCGCTCTACGGCGAAGCCTGGAACCGGCGACAGGTGGAAGATTCGCTGTCGCTCGGCCATTGCCATTACGGGGTTATCGCTGCCGAAGGTCTACCCTGCGCCGGAGATGTTCCCGCAGCCGGTTTCTTCATGTCGCGCAATGCCTTCCACGAGGAAGAACTGCTGCTGCTTGCAGTAAAACCTGAATTTCGACGTTATGGACTGGGGCGTAAGCTTCTGGATACATTACGCCGGGATGCCGGCGCACGCGGCGCACAGCGCCTGCTGCTGGAAATGCGTCGGGGAAACCCCGCTGAAGCACTGTATGCAGCCTTCGGTTTCTACAAGATCGGCGAGCGCCCGAATTATTACCGCACGTCGGAAGGTGACAGGCTGGATGCCATTACCTTCGCATGTGACATTTCCTGA
- a CDS encoding MucR family transcriptional regulator: MDIIQNDMSETLITLTSDIVAAHVSNNSVSVDDLPSLISNVYGALAGLGTTVTVEEEKPEPAVSVRASVKPDYIVCLEDGKKLKMLKRHLMTHYNMTPEEYRVRWNLPADYPMVAPNYAEKRRELAKKIGLGRKPNVRRGRKPKAAA, translated from the coding sequence ATGGACATCATTCAGAACGACATGAGCGAAACGCTCATCACCCTGACGTCGGATATCGTCGCCGCGCATGTCAGCAACAATTCGGTTTCGGTCGACGACCTTCCTTCGCTGATCTCCAACGTCTACGGCGCCCTCGCCGGCCTTGGCACGACTGTCACGGTCGAAGAAGAAAAGCCTGAGCCCGCCGTTTCGGTACGCGCGTCGGTCAAGCCCGACTACATCGTCTGTCTGGAAGACGGCAAGAAGCTCAAGATGCTCAAGCGCCACCTGATGACGCACTACAACATGACCCCGGAAGAGTATCGCGTGCGCTGGAACCTGCCCGCAGACTATCCGATGGTCGCCCCCAACTACGCCGAGAAGCGCCGCGAGCTGGCCAAGAAGATCGGCCTGGGTCGCAAGCCCAACGTGCGTCGCGGTCGCAAGCCCAAGGCTGCCGCCTGA